From Triticum urartu cultivar G1812 chromosome 2, Tu2.1, whole genome shotgun sequence, a single genomic window includes:
- the LOC125534831 gene encoding uncharacterized protein LOC125534831 gives MDKTGPLLPKTLASPSLPSRAPASPAQRSCKAVTAAFVDSTANGLLSPRQDIQELLPRHLLCPRIRARAGRPRTLAIAVVFAHGRRISSSSSSCPATPALPDHVHKLHDPETDAAPVIVYVVNDTSSFTAELPGHDEWGTTVIIGFKIK, from the exons ATGGATAAGACCGGCCCCCTCCTCCCCAAAACCCTAGCATCCCCTTCTCTTCCCTCTCGTGCCCCTGCCTCTCCTGCTCAACGCTCGTGCAAAGCCGTCACCGCCGCCTTCGTCGATTCCACGGCCAACGGCCTCCTCTCGCCACGCCAAGACATCCAGGAGCTCCTCCCTCGTCATCTCCTTTGCCCGCGCATAAGGGCCCGAGCTGGGAGGCCCCGTACGCTCGCCATCGCCGTCGTCTTCGCCCACGGCCGCCGCATCTCGTCGTCGAGTTCTTCGTGTCCGGCCACCCCCGCGCTCCCTGACCATGTCCACAAGCTCCACG accccgagaccgatgccgcccCTGTGATCGTCTACGTCGTCAACGACACTTCTTCCTTtacagcagagcttccag GTCATGATGAGTGGGGCACAACTGTCATAATTGGGTTCAAAATTAAGTAA